One Panicum virgatum strain AP13 chromosome 9K, P.virgatum_v5, whole genome shotgun sequence genomic region harbors:
- the LOC120649797 gene encoding transmembrane emp24 domain-containing protein p24beta3-like, producing MARWRPAALLVVALAAVLAAARRADALSVTVTDTECIHEFVPYEGDTVSGNFVVVDHDIFWSSDHPGIDLTVTSPGGNTVHTLKGKSGDKFEFKAPRGGMYKFCFHNPYGAPETVSFYIHVGHIPNEHNLAKDEHLDPINVKIAELKEALESVTAEQKYLKAREARHRHTNESTRNRVMFYTMAEYLAFMAASALQVVYIRRLFSKNVAYNRV from the exons ATGGCGAGGTGGCGCCCAGCGGCGCTGCTGGTAGTGGCGCTGGCGGCggtcctggcggcggcgcggcgggcggacgCGCTGTCGGTGACCGTGACCGACACCGAGTGCATCCACGAGTTCGTGCCCTACGAGGGCGACACCGTGTCCGGGAACTTCGTCGTCGTCGACCACGACATCTTCTGGAGCTCCGACCACCCCGGCATCGACCTCACG GTAACTTCACCAGGTGGCAACACTGTACATACGTTGAAGGGGAAATCTGGTGATAAATTTGAGTTTAAAGCTCCAAGGGGTGGCATGTACAAGTTTTGCTTCCATAACCCATATGGGGCACCTGAAACTGTTTCTTTCTACATTCATGTTGGGCACATACCCAATGAACACAATCTGGCAAAAGATG AGCACTTGGACCCTATTAACGTTAAAATTGCGGAGCTGAAGGAAGCATTGGAATCCGTCACTGCTGAGCAGAAGTACCTAAAAGCACGTGAAGCTCGTCACCGACACA CAAACGAGAGCACGCGAAATCGTGTGATGTTCTACACAATGGCGGAGTACCTAGCTTTCATGGCAGCTAGCGCATTGCAAGTCGTCTACATCCGCCGCTTGTTCAGTAAAAATGTGGCATACAACAGAGTGTAG
- the LOC120649793 gene encoding heat stress transcription factor A-2a-like, with amino-acid sequence MDPFHGIVKEEEFDFDFDFTGASAAGAPAAGASSSSSWAVGVPELPRPMEGLGEVGPTPFLTKTYDVVDDPNTDTVISWGFAGHSFVVWDANAFANVILPRYFKHSNFSSFVRQLNTYGFRKVDPDRWEFANEGFLRGKRELLKTIKRRRPPSSPSAQQGQGQPPAACLEVGQFGLDGEVQRLQRDKGILLAEVVKLRHEQQATRAQMQAMEERITTAEQKQQQMTVFLARAMKNPSFLRMLVDRQGLAGRRRELEDALSKKRRRPIEYLPRDGESSSSSAAAEAAVGDYISDLPVGVNGVAEPDDDEGRRDDIVGGGGKDTESFWVELLNLGLEEKDREGGGAGVDNDVEVLVQSIYHLNPNPGSPSGK; translated from the exons ATGGATCCCTTCCACGGCATTGTGAAGGAGGAAGAGTTTGACTTCGATTTCGACTTCACCGGCGCTTCGGCGGCGGGCGCTCCGGCAGCgggggcgtcgtcgtcgtcctcctggGCTGTTGGCGTGCCGGAGCTGCCCCGGCCGATGGAAGGGCTCGGCGAGGTGGGGCCTACTCCGTTCCTGACCAAGACCTACGACGTCGTGGACGACCCCAACACCGACACCGTCATCTCCTGGGGGTTCGCCGGCCACAGCTTCGTCGTCTGGGATGCCAACGCCTTCGCCAACGTTATCCTCCCGCGCTATTTCAAGCACAGTAACTTCTCCAGCTTCGTCCGCCAGCTCAACACATAC GGGTTCAGGAAGGTTGATCCGGACAGGTGGGAGTTCGCTAACGAGGGCTTCCTCCGGGGCAAGAGGGAGCTCCTCAAGACGATCAAGCGCCGGCGCCCGCCGTCGAGCCCGTCGGCgcagcaggggcaggggcagccgCCGGCAGCGTGCCTGGAGGTGGGGCAGTTCgggctcgacggcgaggtgcAACGGCTGCAGCGCGATAAGGGGATCCTGCTCGCGGAGGTGGTGAAGCTGCGGCACGAGCAGCAGGCGACGCGCGCGCAGATGCAGGCCATGGAGGAGCGGATCACCACGGCGgagcagaagcagcagcagatgaCGGTGTTCCTGGCGCGCGCCATGAAGAACCCGAGCTTCCTCCGGATGCTGGTCGACCGCCAGgggctggccggccgccggaggGAGCTCGAGGACGCGCTCTCCAAGAAACGCCGCCGGCCCATCGAGTACCTCCCACGCGACGgcgagagcagcagcagcagcgccgccgcggaggcggcggtgggcgacTACATTTCCGACCTCCCGGTCGGCGTGAACGGCGTGGCTGAGCCAGACGACGACGAGGGCCGGCGGGACGacatcgtcggcggcggcgggaaggaCACGGAGAGCTTCTGGGTGGAGCTGCTGAACCTCGGCCTGGAGGAGAAGGaccgggagggcggcggcgccggcgtggacaACGACGTGGAAGTGCTCGTGCAGAGCATCTACCACCTGAACCCGAACCCGGGGAGCCCCAGCGGCAAGTGA
- the LOC120649795 gene encoding uncharacterized protein LOC120649795 encodes MLMLRGTVPFVRPGTCWDLKKQCEKSVSVLRCKLGCSVVYNSVEGHHQQKPHIVHSFTRVSHHLCKSLKERTTRHWLHQFHVNASSDDDFRSTRNIAISLFKRYKNVIDRGSGDNLKEFISAGVNAYTLGCTDEGLRKELMDIEYSSLEIEGLGSCGGNRLKFKVHSFEIRECILWLSIVFITILCTPQPTVIRWSPTPPVSADVLHQWKGFCALIANAYYVKGMAWLPVKILQMEQMAVTGTSEKPSVVASRMQLVFSTLEEVSPQWPRV; translated from the exons ATGCTGATGCTACGTGGAACAGTTCCATTTGTGAGGCCCGGTACTTGCTGGGACCTAAAAAAACAGTGTGAAAAGAGTGTTTCTGTTTTACGTTGTAAATTAGGATGCAGTGTGGTTTACAATTCAGTGGAAGGTCATCATCAACAGAAGCCACACATTGTTCATAGCTTTACTAGAGTGAGCCATCACCTGTGTAAAAGcttaaaagaaagaactacaagGCACTGGCTG CATCAAttccatgttaatgcttcatCAGATGATGACTTCCGCTCGACACGTAATATAGCAATCAGTCTATTCAAGCGGTACAAGAATGTTATTGATCGAGGAAGTGGAGATAACCTAAAA GAATTCATCAGTGCTGGAGTTAATGCATATACCCTAGGGTGTACGGATGAGGGGCTTAGAAAGGAACTTATGGATATAGAATATTCTAGTCTTGAGATTGAAGGCTTAGGGTCCTGTGGTGGAAACAGATTGAAGTTCAAAGTCCACTCGTTTGAG ATTCGTGAATGCATTCTGTGGCTCAGTATAGTATTCATCACAATACTCTGCACACCGCAACCAACAGTTATCAGGTGGTCTCCTACCCCGCCTGTGTCAGCTGACGTGTTGCATCAGTGGAAAGGATTTTGTGCTCTAATCGCAAATGCTTACTATGTCAAAGGAATGGCATG GTTACCGGTGAAAATCTTGCAGATGGAACAGATGGCTGTCACAGGAACTTCAGAGAAACCATCAGTAGTTGCTAGCCGGATGCAGTTAGTTTTCAGCACATTAGAG GAAGTTAGCCCACAGTGGCCAAGAGTTTGA